The genomic stretch TCTCTTCGTCGTGGACAATGTGCCACGCGGCGCTGTCCGAGAACTCAATCCGACTCTAGAGCAATTATGTACCCAAGGGCAAACTCGCTGTGTTTTAGGGCTGCGAGATGTTTTAGATGAACCCAGAGTGGTTCAACGTGAATGGCGACGCGCCCGCAATGAAGAAGCCATTCTTAAGTATTATGATGCCGTTTGGGTCTATGGCGACCCGGACGTGTTTGATCCGATTCAGAAATATCGTTTCTCGCCGGAAATTGCCGCCAAAGTTCGCTATGCAGGCTATTTCAACCAGTGTCATCGCCTCCAATATGTAGACTCTACTGAGAATGTGCTGGAGCAGTTGAAATTACCTCCCGGTAAACTGGCGTTGTGTTTGGTGGGCGGCGGACAAGACGGAGCACTTTTGGGGCAGATGTTTGCTCAAGCGACACTGCCTTCAGATATGAATGGAGTAATTTTAACTGGCCCATTCATGCCGTCGAATATCCGGCAGCTACTTTACAATCACGTCAAGATGCATCCTCGCTTGCGCGTTCTAGAATATCTGCAAGAACCGACGCAACTGCTGAGTCAGGCAGATTGTGTGGTGTCGATGGGTGGCTATAATACCACCTGCGAACTGCTGTCATTTGGCAAGCGATCGCTAATTGTTCCCCGCGTCACCCCTCGATTAGAACAATGGATTCGCGCCAAACGGTTGCAAGAACTTGGCTGGATTGATGTATTACACCCGGATCATCTCACTCCCAATGCGATTGCGAATTGGCTAAGACAATGCCAAGCTCCTTCATCAAAAACGCGAACGCCAATTGATCTGAACGGTTTAAATCGATTGCCAGAACTGGTTATGGAAGTATTAACCAATTCAACTGTTCAATCAAAATCTGTTGTTTGTCGCGTTTCATAAAAGCAAGGATGAATAAATTTATATCTGTTGCCGATGCTGCCAAAGTGGGATATGTGCTCAAGCGATATCCCCGCTATTCTGAAACCTTTGTTGTTTCTGAAATTCTGGCACACGAAGCGGCTGGTTTAAACATACAAATTTTTGCGCTCCATCCTCCCTTAGATGGACATTTTCAAGACATTATTGCTCAGGTGCGATCGCCTGTTACCTATTTATTTTCCCACGATCTCAGGGGCAGTACCCTGTGGAGCCTTTTAGAAGCAGCTAGTCAAATCCTTCCCAATTTGTGGAACAAGCTGGAATTAGCCCAAGGCGAAGATGTGCATCGAGTGCATAAAGCGATTCAGCTTGCCTGTATTGCTCGACAACAAAACTTCACCCACTTACACGCCCACTTTGCGACATCAGCGACAGTTGTAGCACGCTTGGCAAGTCATTTTGCAGAAATTCCCTATACCTTTACTACGCACGCCAAAGATATCTTTCATGAAAGCGTTGTTCCGGCGGAATATGAACGCAAATTGACTGATGCCACAGCAGCAATCACCGTCAGCGACTACAATCTGCACTATCTTCAGCAAACTTATGGTGCAGCAGCCAAAAAAGTGCAGCGTATTTATAACGGCTTAGATTTGCAGCGATTTCCGTTTACATCTGCGCAGCATCGTCCTCACAAAATCGTGGCAGTGGGACGATTGGTGGAGAAGAAAGGATTTGCAGTGTTGATTGATGCCTGTAAAGTTTTGGTTGAGCGCGACATTTCCTTCACCTGTGAAATTGTGGGAGCGGGCGAGCAGGAAGCTGATTTGCACACTCAAATTGAGACATTGGGATTACAACAGAAGGTGAAATTGATTGGTCTGCGTCCGCAGGGCGAAGTGGTAGAACTGGTAAAGTCGGCTGCTGTTTTTGCCGCTCCCTGTGTGGTGGCAGCAGACAGTAATCGAGATGGTTTACCGACAGTCTTACTAGAAGCAATGGCATTGGGAACGCCGTGCATTTCCACAGATTTGACTGGAATTCCAGAAGTACTGCGTCACCAAGAAACAGGATTAATGGTGCCACAACACAATCCGTTTGCCCTGGCAGATGCGATCGCCCAACTGTTGCAAAATCCTGATTTGCGAGTGCGGCTGGCAACCCAAGCCAGACAACTAATTGAACAAGAATTTGATATTCACCGCAATGCGGCTCAACTG from Chlorogloeopsis sp. ULAP01 encodes the following:
- a CDS encoding glycosyltransferase, producing the protein MPPPKSNEEGVHSRLVDCGQIVQSQGVKPQPHPLKIALYSHDTMGLGHKRRNLLIAQTLARSLPHSSILLISGMEEGRSVNLPANVDYLSLPALQKEVDGHYQPRRLEVSLQELIAIRSQVIQAAIGTFAPDLFVVDNVPRGAVRELNPTLEQLCTQGQTRCVLGLRDVLDEPRVVQREWRRARNEEAILKYYDAVWVYGDPDVFDPIQKYRFSPEIAAKVRYAGYFNQCHRLQYVDSTENVLEQLKLPPGKLALCLVGGGQDGALLGQMFAQATLPSDMNGVILTGPFMPSNIRQLLYNHVKMHPRLRVLEYLQEPTQLLSQADCVVSMGGYNTTCELLSFGKRSLIVPRVTPRLEQWIRAKRLQELGWIDVLHPDHLTPNAIANWLRQCQAPSSKTRTPIDLNGLNRLPELVMEVLTNSTVQSKSVVCRVS
- a CDS encoding glycosyltransferase — protein: MNKFISVADAAKVGYVLKRYPRYSETFVVSEILAHEAAGLNIQIFALHPPLDGHFQDIIAQVRSPVTYLFSHDLRGSTLWSLLEAASQILPNLWNKLELAQGEDVHRVHKAIQLACIARQQNFTHLHAHFATSATVVARLASHFAEIPYTFTTHAKDIFHESVVPAEYERKLTDATAAITVSDYNLHYLQQTYGAAAKKVQRIYNGLDLQRFPFTSAQHRPHKIVAVGRLVEKKGFAVLIDACKVLVERDISFTCEIVGAGEQEADLHTQIETLGLQQKVKLIGLRPQGEVVELVKSAAVFAAPCVVAADSNRDGLPTVLLEAMALGTPCISTDLTGIPEVLRHQETGLMVPQHNPFALADAIAQLLQNPDLRVRLATQARQLIEQEFDIHRNAAQLRTVFRAAASVNTVAA